One genomic window of Cricetulus griseus strain 17A/GY chromosome 3, alternate assembly CriGri-PICRH-1.0, whole genome shotgun sequence includes the following:
- the Testin-2 gene encoding testin-2 isoform X2, whose amino-acid sequence MIAVLLLVILCLEVNSTFTILGSSLDVEWHEWKTKHGKTYDENEENLRRAVWEKNFKMIELHNWEYLQGKHDFTMAMNAFGDLNNTEFRKTMAGFRRQRIKRRRIFQDHLFLSVPKQVNWREQGYVTPVKSQGHCASSWAFSATGALEGQMFKKTRKLNALSEQNLLDCMEFNVTHSCSGGFMQSAFQYVRDNGGLATEESYPYQGHAMECRYQAKNSAANVKDFVQIPGHEEALMKAVANVGPISVAIDARHSSFQFYESGIYYEPKCKRVHQNHAVLVVGYGFEGEESDGNSYWLVKNSWGEEWGMDGYIKIAKDRNNHCSIATIAAYPTV is encoded by the exons ATGATTGCTGTTCTCCTCCTAGTCATCCTCTGCTTGGAAGTCAACTCAACTTTTACAATACTAGGTTCCAGTTTGGATGTTGAATGGCATGAATGGAAGACAAAACATGGGAAAACATATGACGAG AATGAAGAAAATCTGAGGAGAGCGGTGTgggagaagaattttaaaatgattgagCTGCATAACTGGGAATACCTACAGGGGAAGCATGACTTCACCATGGCAATGAATGCCTTTGGTGACTTG AACAATACAGAATTCAGGAAAACGATGGCTGGCTTTCGAAGGCAGAGGATAAAAAGGAGGCGCATATTCCAGGAtcatctgtttctttctgtgcCCAAACAAGTGAACTGGAGAGAGCAAGGCTACGTGACCCCTGTGAAGAGTCAG GGTCATTGTGCCTCTAGTTGGGCTTTTAGTGCAACTGGAGCCCTAGAAGGACAAATGTTCAAGAAAACACGGAAGCTGAATGCTCTGAGTGAACAGAACCTACTGGACTGCATGGAATTTAATGTTACCCATAGCTGCAGCGGTGGCTTCATGCAGTCTGCCTTCCAGTATGTGAGGGACAATGGCGGCCTGGCAACTGAGGAGTCCTATCCTTACCAAGGACAT GCTATGGAGTGCAGGTATCAAGCCAAGAATTCTGCTGCTAATGTCAAAGACTTTGTGCAAATCCCAGGACATGAGGAAGCCCTTATGAAGGCAGTGGCTAATGTGGGGCCCATCTCTGTTGCCATTGATGCCAGACATAGTTCCTTCCAGTTCTATGAGAGTG gcatCTATTATGAGCCAAAGTGCAAAAGGGTTCACCAAAACCATGCTGTTCTGGTCGTCGGCTATGGCTTTGAAGGAGAAGAATCAGATGGCAACAGTTACTGGCTGGTCAAGAACAG
- the Testin-2 gene encoding testin-2 isoform X1, with product MIAVLLLVILCLEVNSTFTILGSSLDVEWHEWKTKHGKTYDENEENLRRAVWEKNFKMIELHNWEYLQGKHDFTMAMNAFGDLNNTEFRKTMAGFRRQRIKRRRIFQDHLFLSVPKQVNWREQGYVTPVKSQGHCASSWAFSATGALEGQMFKKTRKLNALSEQNLLDCMEFNVTHSCSGGFMQSAFQYVRDNGGLATEESYPYQGHAMECRYQAKNSAANVKDFVQIPGHEEALMKAVANVGPISVAIDARHSSFQFYESGIYYEPKCKRVHQNHAVLVVGYGFEGEESDGNSYWLVKNSWGEEWGIKGYMKIAKDWNNHCGIATHATYPIV from the exons ATGATTGCTGTTCTCCTCCTAGTCATCCTCTGCTTGGAAGTCAACTCAACTTTTACAATACTAGGTTCCAGTTTGGATGTTGAATGGCATGAATGGAAGACAAAACATGGGAAAACATATGACGAG AATGAAGAAAATCTGAGGAGAGCGGTGTgggagaagaattttaaaatgattgagCTGCATAACTGGGAATACCTACAGGGGAAGCATGACTTCACCATGGCAATGAATGCCTTTGGTGACTTG AACAATACAGAATTCAGGAAAACGATGGCTGGCTTTCGAAGGCAGAGGATAAAAAGGAGGCGCATATTCCAGGAtcatctgtttctttctgtgcCCAAACAAGTGAACTGGAGAGAGCAAGGCTACGTGACCCCTGTGAAGAGTCAG GGTCATTGTGCCTCTAGTTGGGCTTTTAGTGCAACTGGAGCCCTAGAAGGACAAATGTTCAAGAAAACACGGAAGCTGAATGCTCTGAGTGAACAGAACCTACTGGACTGCATGGAATTTAATGTTACCCATAGCTGCAGCGGTGGCTTCATGCAGTCTGCCTTCCAGTATGTGAGGGACAATGGCGGCCTGGCAACTGAGGAGTCCTATCCTTACCAAGGACAT GCTATGGAGTGCAGGTATCAAGCCAAGAATTCTGCTGCTAATGTCAAAGACTTTGTGCAAATCCCAGGACATGAGGAAGCCCTTATGAAGGCAGTGGCTAATGTGGGGCCCATCTCTGTTGCCATTGATGCCAGACATAGTTCCTTCCAGTTCTATGAGAGTG gcatCTATTATGAGCCAAAGTGCAAAAGGGTTCACCAAAACCATGCTGTTCTGGTCGTCGGCTATGGCTTTGAAGGAGAAGAATCAGATGGCAACAGTTACTGGCTGGTCAAGAACAG ctgGGGTGAAGAATGGGGCATTAAAGGCTACATGAAAATAGCCAAAGACTGGAACAACCACTGCGGAATTGCTACACATGCCACTTACCCCATTGTGTGA